The Archangium primigenium genomic interval CACGAGGCGGAACGAAGCCATCAGGTGACCCGTCTCGTGCGCGGCCAATTCGTTCGTGAATTGCACGAGAGCTTTCCTGACGGCTGGCCCCCCGTCCTGGACGAGGAAACCCGCCTGGAAATCGCATTGGCGCTCGGATCCTGGTTCGGCTTCACTCCCGTGACACATCAGGGACGAGTCAACCGTGCCAGTGACGCGCTCCTCGCCCAGCCACCGCCCCCCGGCTGGCGCCCGAACGGTCCCGATGACGCGTTGCTGAGCATGCTCCTCCCCGACAAGGAGAGTTGATTCGAACGACGCACTGACTCACTGCGGAAATCGAACAAGCTGCGGCGTCCACGTCAGCGGATCATGCCCACCCTCGGGAACGTGACGTTCCCGTAGCGCTGCGGCGCGAGACGGGAGGAGAGGGCCAGCTTCCCACCTTCCGCAGCCCCCAGCCAGCTGCGCACCCAGTGAATTGACGGCCGCATCCGTACCCCCGTGTAATTCCGGGAGTACGATTTCCAGGCCATGTGGTTCGCTGGGGAGGTGCGGCATGTCCAACCGTCTTGTTGGTCCGCGCCCATCAGGCGCGCGACACCACCCCCGGGTGGTGCGTTGGTCCCTTTGAGCGGATGGGAGGAGCGGCTTCACGCGGAAGGCTTGAGGCGGCATCACCTCGGCCCGGTCCTCCTGGCCCTGTGGGCGCTGGTGCTATTGGGCGGGTGCGCCACGGGCCACCCACGCGGGAGTCTGCTGGGCGGCTTTGGCATGCACTCGCGATCCTCCGCGTTCCGCTCCAGTGCCGGGCCACGGCAGTCGGCATCGTCTCCTGCGCTGGTGGATGTGGCGGGAGGCGGGGGCGGCTTCCCCGGGCAGACGGTGGACCCATTGCAAGGCGGGCCTCCAGGTTGGCCCGACCTGTCCTCCAGCCAGGAGGTGCTCGCCCCCTTCCTGGCGTGCGACTCGCCCGCGGAGTTCATCGAGCTTCAGCGCGGGGTGGACATGGTCCGGCTGGTGGAGGAACTGGATGACTGGTCCGCTGTGCGGCTCGGCTCCCTGGGGCCTGTGCGCGCGGGTGCCGATGTCCTCAACCGCAAGCGCGCCGCCTTTCTCGTCACCGCCA includes:
- a CDS encoding NUDIX hydrolase translates to MAEERFGQDHWTAQLEQRLHERGFSSLTAFADAHPTRPLVELAEQLGNDFSAVHLFKRLVHEAERSHQVTRLVRGQFVRELHESFPDGWPPVLDEETRLEIALALGSWFGFTPVTHQGRVNRASDALLAQPPPPGWRPNGPDDALLSMLLPDKES